In one Pseudarthrobacter oxydans genomic region, the following are encoded:
- the sdhA gene encoding succinate dehydrogenase flavoprotein subunit, protein MQVHKYDVVIVGAGGAGMRAAIESGQRARTAVLTKLYPTRSHTGAAQGGMCAALANVEEDNWEWHTFDTIKGGDYLVDQDAAEVMAKEAIDAVLDLEKMGLPFNRTPEGRIDQRRFGGHTRDHGKAPVRRACYAADRTGHMILQTLYQNCVKHNVEFYNEYYVLDLLTVEEDAVRADGTPYKQKRVAGVVSYDLASGELHVFQAKSVVFASGGAGKVFKTTSNAHTLTGDGMGIAFRRGIPLEDMEFFQFHPTGLAGLGILLSEAARGEGAILRNSEGERFMERYAPTIKDLAPRDIVARSMANEVREGRGCGPNKDYVLLDLTHLEPAHIDAKLPDITEFARTYLGVEPYTEPVPVFPTAHYAMGGIPTNITTEVLQDNDTVVPGLYAAGEVACVSVHGSNRLGTNSLLDINVFGKRAGIAAAEYAKTADFVELPENPLAYTTELLDIARNGSGDEKVAVIRKELQDTMDANMQVFRTAETLNQVLRDIASFEERYRRINVQDKGKRFNLDLLEAVELGFLLELAKVMTVAALHREESRGGHFREDFPERDDEKFMKHSMAYKDDHAPADGSAESIAGIRLATKPVVFTRYEPMVRKY, encoded by the coding sequence ATGCAGGTCCATAAGTACGACGTCGTCATCGTCGGTGCCGGTGGCGCTGGCATGCGCGCCGCGATCGAATCAGGTCAGCGCGCGCGCACAGCAGTACTGACCAAGCTCTACCCCACCCGCTCGCACACCGGTGCGGCGCAGGGTGGCATGTGTGCGGCCCTTGCCAACGTCGAAGAAGACAACTGGGAATGGCACACGTTCGACACCATTAAGGGCGGCGACTACCTGGTTGACCAGGACGCCGCTGAGGTCATGGCGAAGGAAGCCATCGACGCCGTGCTTGACCTCGAAAAGATGGGCCTGCCGTTCAACCGCACGCCCGAAGGCCGGATTGACCAGCGCCGGTTCGGCGGGCACACCCGCGACCACGGCAAGGCCCCTGTCCGCCGCGCCTGCTACGCCGCGGACCGCACCGGCCACATGATCCTGCAGACCCTCTACCAGAACTGCGTCAAGCACAACGTTGAGTTCTACAACGAGTACTACGTCCTGGACCTGCTGACGGTCGAAGAGGATGCTGTCCGCGCGGACGGTACGCCCTACAAGCAGAAGCGCGTTGCCGGCGTCGTCTCCTACGACCTCGCCTCGGGCGAACTGCACGTCTTCCAGGCCAAGTCCGTGGTGTTCGCCTCCGGCGGCGCGGGCAAGGTCTTCAAGACCACCTCCAACGCGCATACCCTGACCGGCGACGGCATGGGCATCGCCTTCCGCCGCGGCATCCCCCTGGAGGACATGGAGTTCTTCCAGTTCCACCCGACCGGCCTGGCCGGCCTGGGCATCCTCCTTTCCGAGGCTGCCCGCGGTGAGGGAGCCATCCTGCGCAACTCCGAGGGTGAGCGCTTCATGGAGCGTTACGCCCCCACCATCAAGGACCTGGCGCCCCGCGACATCGTGGCACGCTCCATGGCCAACGAGGTCCGTGAGGGCCGGGGCTGCGGCCCGAACAAGGACTACGTCCTCCTGGACCTGACGCACCTCGAGCCCGCGCACATCGATGCCAAGCTCCCGGACATCACCGAGTTCGCCCGCACCTACCTGGGTGTGGAGCCGTACACGGAGCCCGTCCCCGTGTTCCCCACCGCGCACTACGCCATGGGCGGCATCCCCACCAACATCACCACCGAGGTCCTGCAGGACAACGACACCGTGGTCCCGGGCCTGTACGCAGCCGGCGAAGTTGCGTGCGTGTCCGTTCACGGCTCCAACCGCCTTGGCACCAACTCGCTGCTGGACATCAACGTGTTCGGCAAGCGTGCCGGCATCGCAGCGGCAGAATACGCCAAGACGGCTGACTTCGTGGAACTGCCCGAGAACCCGCTGGCGTACACCACCGAACTGCTGGATATAGCCCGCAACGGCAGCGGTGACGAGAAGGTGGCTGTGATCCGCAAGGAACTCCAGGACACCATGGACGCCAACATGCAGGTGTTCCGCACGGCGGAGACGCTGAACCAGGTCCTCCGCGACATCGCTTCCTTCGAGGAGCGGTACAGGCGCATCAACGTCCAGGACAAGGGCAAGCGCTTCAACCTGGACCTGCTTGAGGCCGTTGAGCTCGGCTTCCTGCTGGAACTGGCCAAGGTCATGACCGTGGCCGCCCTGCACCGTGAGGAATCCCGCGGCGGACACTTCCGCGAGGACTTCCCCGAGCGTGACGACGAGAAATTCATGAAGCACTCCATGGCGTACAAGGATGACCACGCGCCGGCGGACGGATCGGCTGAGTCAATTGCCGGCATCCGCCTGGCCACCAAGCCGGTCGTCTTTACCCGCTACGAGCCGATGGTGAGGAAGTACTAA
- a CDS encoding NADP-dependent oxidoreductase: MSAGTLPASTREIQLASRPVGRPTPDNFRLAESPLPELGDGQVLVRNLFISVDPYMRGRMNDVKSYSAPFALGKALDGGAVGEVIASRSGERKEGDVVVHSLGWRDYAVVDAAAATPARTTLAPASAFLGALGMTGLTAYAGLLKVARFAPGDAVFVSGAAGAVGSLVGQIAKAMGASRVIGSAGSPAKVARLLELGFDAAFDYHDGPVRGQLEQAAGPGGIDVYFDNVGGEHLEAALAVLNVGGRVAMCGAIAQYNSTEPTPAPRNLMLAIGKQLTLKGFLVGGQRQHAAEFAEKMAGWLADGTVRYDETIVDGLENAPQAFMDLLDGANTGKMLVRL; this comes from the coding sequence ATGAGCGCCGGAACCTTGCCCGCCAGCACCCGCGAAATCCAACTCGCCTCCCGCCCGGTAGGGCGGCCAACCCCGGATAACTTCCGGCTGGCCGAGTCCCCGCTGCCTGAACTTGGTGACGGACAGGTCCTGGTGCGCAACCTGTTCATCTCCGTGGACCCCTACATGCGCGGCCGCATGAATGACGTGAAGTCCTATTCAGCGCCGTTCGCCCTGGGCAAGGCGCTCGACGGCGGCGCGGTGGGTGAGGTGATCGCGTCCCGTTCCGGTGAGCGAAAGGAGGGGGACGTCGTCGTGCATTCACTCGGCTGGCGGGACTATGCGGTGGTGGACGCCGCGGCCGCCACGCCTGCCCGCACCACACTTGCCCCGGCGTCCGCGTTCCTCGGCGCCTTGGGCATGACCGGCCTTACCGCCTATGCCGGGCTGCTCAAGGTTGCCCGGTTCGCTCCGGGAGATGCCGTCTTCGTCTCCGGCGCTGCAGGGGCAGTCGGTTCGCTCGTAGGCCAGATCGCGAAGGCGATGGGCGCTTCCCGCGTCATCGGCTCGGCAGGTTCCCCGGCCAAGGTGGCACGGCTCCTGGAGCTGGGCTTCGACGCCGCCTTCGACTACCACGACGGGCCTGTGCGCGGCCAGCTGGAACAGGCCGCCGGCCCCGGCGGCATTGATGTCTACTTCGACAATGTGGGCGGAGAGCACCTCGAGGCGGCACTGGCCGTCCTCAACGTTGGCGGGCGGGTGGCGATGTGCGGGGCCATAGCCCAATACAACTCCACCGAACCGACGCCTGCGCCCCGCAACCTGATGCTGGCCATCGGCAAGCAGCTCACGCTTAAGGGGTTCCTGGTGGGCGGCCAGCGGCAACACGCCGCGGAGTTCGCCGAAAAGATGGCGGGCTGGCTGGCTGACGGCACGGTCCGCTATGACGAGACGATCGTGGACGGGCTGGAAAACGCCCCGCAGGCGTTCATGGACCTCCTGGACGGGGCCAACACCGGAAAGATGCTGGTGCGCCTTTAG
- a CDS encoding mannose-1-phosphate guanylyltransferase produces the protein MSTDKVTSPASPLDRFIAVIPAGGVGTRLWPLSRAAAPKFLHDLTGSGSTLLRATYDRLHPLAGSKVLVVTGKAHRDAVCRQLPELEDSDLVLESEPKDSAAAIGLAAAILHERDPDTIMGSFAADQVISPDHLFQEAVREAIHTAAAGKIVTIGIKPTHPSTGFGYIRSGQALHIDGAPSAQDVVEFVEKPDEQVAQQYVDSGNYVWNAGMFVAPVALLLKHLEANQPELFGGLQEIARAWDTPERDEVTARVWPTLPKIAIDYAVAEPAAEAGDVAVVPGSFRWDDVGDFASVGRLNSAKEVDDVTVLGEGARVFTENSSGVVVTDTKRVIALIGIQDVVIVDTPDALLVTTMANSQRVKAAVDALKASGDTDVL, from the coding sequence ATGAGTACAGACAAAGTGACAAGCCCGGCATCACCCCTTGACCGCTTCATCGCGGTGATCCCGGCCGGCGGCGTGGGGACCCGCCTCTGGCCCCTGTCACGCGCCGCAGCTCCCAAATTCCTGCACGACCTCACCGGCTCCGGCAGCACCCTGTTGCGTGCCACCTATGACCGGCTGCACCCGCTTGCCGGAAGCAAGGTGCTGGTGGTTACCGGGAAGGCCCACCGCGATGCGGTGTGCCGCCAGCTTCCGGAACTCGAGGATTCGGATCTCGTCCTCGAGTCCGAGCCAAAGGATTCCGCGGCAGCGATCGGCCTTGCCGCCGCGATACTCCACGAGCGCGACCCCGACACGATCATGGGGTCCTTCGCTGCGGACCAGGTGATCAGCCCGGACCACCTCTTCCAGGAGGCAGTCCGCGAGGCAATCCACACTGCGGCTGCCGGCAAGATCGTGACCATCGGCATCAAGCCCACCCACCCGTCCACGGGGTTCGGCTACATCCGCTCCGGCCAGGCCCTTCACATCGACGGTGCTCCGAGCGCCCAGGACGTGGTGGAGTTCGTCGAAAAGCCGGACGAGCAGGTGGCCCAGCAGTACGTGGACAGCGGCAACTACGTATGGAACGCCGGCATGTTCGTGGCGCCCGTGGCGCTGCTGCTCAAGCACCTGGAAGCCAACCAGCCCGAACTGTTCGGCGGCCTGCAGGAAATCGCGCGGGCCTGGGACACTCCCGAGCGGGACGAGGTCACCGCCCGCGTCTGGCCCACCCTGCCGAAGATCGCCATTGACTACGCGGTGGCCGAGCCTGCCGCCGAAGCCGGGGACGTCGCCGTCGTGCCTGGCTCCTTCCGCTGGGACGACGTCGGCGACTTCGCCTCCGTGGGCCGGCTCAACAGTGCCAAGGAAGTTGACGACGTCACTGTGCTGGGGGAAGGCGCGCGCGTCTTCACGGAAAACTCCAGCGGCGTGGTGGTCACCGACACCAAGCGCGTGATCGCCCTGATCGGAATCCAGGATGTTGTCATCGTGGACACGCCGGACGCGCTGCTGGTGACCACCATGGCCAACTCCCAGCGGGTCAAGGCCGCCGTCGACGCCCTCAAAGCCAGCGGGGATACCGACGTCCTCTGA
- a CDS encoding MarR family transcriptional regulator: protein MTDAPRLNHQVCFALYSASRAATAVYRPVLEDLGLTYPQYLVMLVLWENEPRGVKEIGEELGLDSGTLSPLLKRLEALGLCERRRSGEDERRVAIHLTSAGRELSGKAGAIPQRLAQAAGLTAEELDQLRNTLDRLTDALHKAN from the coding sequence ATGACTGACGCACCCCGGCTAAACCACCAGGTCTGCTTTGCGCTCTATTCCGCCTCCCGGGCTGCCACCGCGGTATACCGCCCGGTCCTCGAGGACCTGGGCCTGACCTATCCGCAGTACCTGGTGATGCTGGTGCTGTGGGAAAACGAACCGCGCGGCGTGAAGGAGATCGGCGAGGAGCTCGGACTGGACTCCGGCACCTTGTCGCCGTTGCTGAAGCGGCTGGAAGCCCTTGGCCTGTGTGAGCGGCGCCGGTCTGGCGAGGATGAGCGCCGTGTCGCCATCCATCTCACCTCCGCCGGGCGGGAGCTTAGCGGCAAAGCGGGCGCCATCCCGCAGCGCCTCGCCCAGGCCGCGGGACTTACTGCCGAGGAACTGGATCAGCTGCGCAACACGCTGGACCGGCTGACGGACGCCCTCCACAAGGCGAACTGA
- the sdhC gene encoding succinate dehydrogenase, cytochrome b556 subunit encodes MWSWVGHRITGVVIFFFLLVHVLDTSLVRVSPEAYTTVIGAYKNPLMALGETGLVAAIVFHAFNGLRIIAVDFWKKGAKYQRQMLWAVLALWLVTMVAFSIRHLSLALGGH; translated from the coding sequence ATGTGGTCTTGGGTAGGACACCGCATTACCGGTGTAGTGATCTTTTTCTTCTTGTTGGTCCACGTTTTGGACACCTCCTTGGTGCGCGTGTCTCCAGAGGCCTACACCACCGTGATCGGTGCCTACAAGAACCCCCTCATGGCCCTGGGTGAGACGGGCCTTGTTGCCGCCATTGTCTTCCACGCCTTCAACGGCCTGCGGATCATCGCGGTTGACTTCTGGAAGAAGGGCGCCAAGTACCAGCGGCAGATGCTGTGGGCAGTCCTTGCACTCTGGCTTGTCACCATGGTCGCCTTCTCCATCCGCCACCTGTCCCTCGCCCTCGGAGGTCACTAA
- a CDS encoding ABC transporter ATP-binding protein: protein MKLELRGITKRFGTLVANDHINVVVESGQIHCLLGENGAGKSTLMNVLYGLYEPSEGEILVDGTPVSFRGPGDAMAAGIGMVHQHFMLVPVFTVAENVALGAEPTKAAGFLNLDETRRRIKEISDQYGFDVDPDALVEDLPVGVQQRVEIIKALVRNARVLILDEPTAVLTPQETDELLDIMRQLKSGGTSIVFISHKLREVKAVSDTITVIRRGKVVGTADPAASTTELASMMVGRAVNLKLDKAPARPKEKTFEVRDLTVIAPNGQHVVDGLSFEIARGEILAIAGVQGNGQTELTEAILGLQERVHGSILLDGQELVGRSVKEVLNAGVGFVPEDRSVDGLIGTFSIAENLILDRYDQAPFAKGISMSPAKVLENATSRIEEFDVRTPSGALAAGTLSGGNQQKVVMARELSRPLRLFIASQPTRGVDVGSIEFLHKRIVAERDQGTPVMIVSTELDEVMELADRIAVLYKGKLVGVVPAGTSRDVLGLMMAGIPPEEHTAPTGSEQDPAATTASVSDAEGGDHV, encoded by the coding sequence TTGAAACTTGAACTCCGAGGGATCACAAAACGCTTTGGCACCCTGGTGGCGAACGACCACATCAACGTGGTGGTGGAATCCGGACAGATCCACTGCCTGCTGGGTGAGAACGGGGCCGGAAAATCCACCCTCATGAATGTGCTGTACGGGCTCTACGAACCGTCTGAGGGCGAGATCCTGGTTGACGGCACGCCAGTTTCCTTCCGCGGACCGGGAGACGCCATGGCGGCGGGCATCGGGATGGTGCACCAGCACTTCATGCTGGTTCCCGTCTTCACGGTCGCCGAGAACGTGGCGTTGGGCGCCGAGCCCACCAAGGCCGCGGGCTTCCTCAACCTCGACGAAACGCGCCGCCGGATCAAGGAGATCTCGGACCAGTACGGCTTCGACGTGGACCCGGACGCGCTGGTGGAGGACCTGCCGGTGGGCGTCCAGCAGCGGGTGGAAATCATCAAGGCGCTGGTCCGCAATGCCAGGGTCCTCATCCTGGACGAACCCACCGCCGTCCTGACACCGCAGGAAACGGACGAACTGCTGGACATCATGCGCCAGCTCAAGTCCGGCGGAACGTCCATCGTCTTCATATCCCACAAGCTGCGGGAAGTGAAAGCAGTCTCGGACACCATTACGGTGATCCGCCGCGGCAAGGTGGTGGGGACGGCTGACCCCGCTGCGTCCACTACCGAACTGGCCTCCATGATGGTGGGCCGTGCCGTCAACCTCAAACTGGATAAAGCACCGGCCAGGCCGAAGGAAAAGACGTTCGAGGTCCGGGACCTTACCGTCATCGCTCCCAACGGCCAGCACGTCGTGGACGGCCTGAGTTTTGAGATAGCCAGGGGAGAGATCCTTGCAATTGCCGGCGTCCAGGGGAACGGCCAAACCGAGCTGACGGAGGCGATCCTCGGCCTGCAGGAGCGGGTCCACGGCTCCATCCTGCTGGACGGGCAGGAGCTCGTGGGCCGCAGCGTCAAAGAGGTCCTGAACGCAGGAGTGGGCTTCGTGCCCGAGGACCGCTCCGTTGACGGCCTTATCGGCACTTTTTCGATTGCCGAGAACCTGATCCTGGACCGGTACGATCAGGCCCCCTTCGCAAAGGGCATCAGCATGAGCCCTGCCAAGGTGCTGGAAAACGCAACCTCCCGGATCGAAGAGTTTGACGTCCGGACCCCTTCAGGAGCCCTTGCCGCCGGAACGCTTTCCGGCGGCAACCAGCAGAAGGTGGTGATGGCCCGCGAGCTGTCCCGTCCGCTGCGCCTGTTCATCGCCTCCCAGCCCACCCGCGGCGTGGACGTGGGGTCCATCGAATTCCTGCACAAGCGGATCGTGGCTGAACGCGACCAGGGCACGCCCGTCATGATCGTCTCCACCGAACTTGACGAAGTGATGGAACTGGCCGACAGGATCGCCGTGCTCTACAAGGGCAAACTGGTGGGCGTGGTTCCGGCCGGAACCAGCCGCGACGTCCTGGGCCTCATGATGGCGGGCATCCCGCCGGAGGAACACACGGCCCCGACAGGCAGTGAACAGGATCCCGCCGCCACCACGGCTTCCGTATCCGACGCCGAAGGAGGCGACCATGTCTGA
- a CDS encoding amidohydrolase → MRNYTTEAEPTALVAPWLEPLLPELIDFRRDLHAHPELSFKEFRTTDKLAERLEAAGLTPRRLEGTGLTVDVGEGPIATALRGDIDALPIIEETGLPFASKNHGVTHACGHDVHTTTMLGIALVLHRMHQDEPLGATVRIIFQPAEETMPGGAHACIEQGVLDGVPRILALHCDPRIDVGKIGTRIGAITSASDTIRIELSGRGGHTSRPHLTEELVFALAQIAVSVPAVLSRRLDVRSGVSVVWGQISAGSAPNAIPGTGYMAGTMRCLDRDAWHEAGELLDEVVHQVAAPYGVDVRLEHTRGVPPVVNSEHETAIIEAAARAEIGESAVVLTPQSMGGEDFAWFLAELPGAMMRLGTKTPGGEEYDLHRGDYIVDERALGLGIRVLTAAALRTIRDI, encoded by the coding sequence GTGCGCAATTACACTACTGAAGCCGAGCCCACCGCCCTGGTGGCTCCGTGGCTCGAGCCGCTCCTGCCGGAACTGATCGACTTCCGCAGGGACCTCCACGCACACCCGGAACTCTCCTTCAAGGAATTCCGCACCACGGACAAGCTCGCCGAGCGGCTTGAAGCTGCCGGCCTCACGCCGCGCCGCCTGGAGGGCACCGGCCTCACGGTGGACGTGGGGGAGGGGCCCATTGCCACGGCACTGCGCGGTGACATCGATGCCCTGCCCATCATCGAGGAGACCGGCCTGCCGTTCGCCTCGAAGAACCACGGCGTCACCCACGCCTGCGGCCACGACGTCCACACCACCACCATGCTGGGCATCGCCCTGGTGCTGCACCGGATGCACCAGGACGAGCCGCTCGGCGCCACTGTCCGCATCATCTTCCAGCCGGCTGAGGAAACCATGCCCGGCGGGGCCCATGCCTGCATCGAGCAGGGCGTCCTGGACGGCGTGCCGAGGATCCTGGCCCTGCACTGTGATCCCCGGATCGACGTGGGCAAGATCGGGACGCGCATCGGCGCCATCACCTCAGCCTCCGACACCATCCGGATCGAGCTGTCCGGCCGCGGCGGGCACACGTCCCGGCCGCACCTGACGGAAGAACTGGTCTTTGCGCTGGCACAGATCGCAGTGAGCGTGCCCGCGGTGCTCTCGCGCCGGCTGGATGTCCGCAGCGGGGTGTCCGTGGTGTGGGGGCAGATCTCCGCGGGTTCGGCACCCAACGCCATTCCCGGCACCGGCTACATGGCGGGAACCATGCGGTGCCTGGACCGCGACGCGTGGCACGAGGCCGGCGAACTCCTGGACGAGGTGGTCCACCAGGTGGCCGCGCCCTATGGCGTGGACGTGCGGCTGGAGCACACCAGGGGAGTGCCGCCGGTAGTGAACTCGGAGCATGAGACGGCCATCATCGAAGCGGCCGCACGCGCCGAAATCGGGGAAAGCGCCGTGGTCCTGACCCCGCAGTCCATGGGCGGGGAGGACTTCGCCTGGTTCCTTGCCGAACTTCCCGGAGCCATGATGCGCTTGGGCACCAAGACTCCCGGCGGCGAGGAATACGACCTGCACCGCGGGGACTACATCGTGGACGAGCGGGCCCTGGGACTGGGAATCCGCGTTCTCACTGCAGCCGCGCTGCGCACCATCCGCGACATCTAA
- a CDS encoding succinate dehydrogenase hydrophobic membrane anchor subunit, whose amino-acid sequence MSATIESPRSGRIAPQYRRHGGSKGNFEMLAWLFMRLSGVVLVVLIFGHLFVNLLVGEGIHAIDFGFVAGKWADPFWQFWDLAMLWLAMLHGTNGVRTIINDYAEKDSTRRWLKTVLYSATVVIIVLGTLVIFTFDPCPVVDGVPLPGGFCPA is encoded by the coding sequence ATGAGTGCAACCATCGAAAGTCCGCGCAGCGGGCGGATCGCCCCGCAGTACCGCCGTCACGGCGGGAGCAAGGGCAACTTCGAGATGCTCGCATGGCTCTTCATGCGGCTCTCCGGCGTGGTCCTTGTGGTCCTGATCTTCGGGCACCTCTTTGTGAACCTCCTGGTGGGCGAGGGCATCCACGCCATCGACTTCGGTTTTGTGGCCGGCAAGTGGGCCGACCCGTTCTGGCAGTTCTGGGACCTCGCCATGCTGTGGCTGGCCATGCTGCACGGAACCAACGGCGTCCGCACCATCATTAACGACTACGCCGAAAAGGACTCAACCCGCCGCTGGCTGAAGACGGTCCTCTACTCGGCCACCGTCGTCATCATCGTCCTGGGCACCCTGGTGATCTTCACCTTCGACCCTTGCCCCGTCGTCGACGGCGTGCCCCTGCCTGGCGGATTCTGCCCTGCCTAG
- a CDS encoding organic hydroperoxide resistance protein, which yields MKPLYTAEALASGEGRDGNARTNDGKLDVTLSSPVELGGTGQGTNPEQLFAAGYAACFHSALRLVGRKEQADLTDSAVAAKVHLGQLDGAGFGLAAELEVALPALDLAAAEALVAKAHEICPYSNATRGNISVDIRILEFAA from the coding sequence GTGAAACCTCTATACACTGCCGAGGCACTCGCTTCGGGCGAAGGCCGCGACGGCAATGCGCGGACGAACGACGGCAAGCTGGACGTTACCCTGTCCAGCCCCGTGGAGCTGGGCGGAACGGGCCAGGGCACCAATCCCGAGCAGCTCTTCGCGGCGGGCTACGCCGCGTGCTTCCACTCAGCACTCCGATTGGTGGGCCGCAAGGAGCAGGCCGACCTGACGGATTCCGCCGTCGCGGCCAAGGTGCACCTGGGCCAGCTGGACGGCGCCGGGTTCGGACTCGCCGCTGAACTGGAGGTGGCGCTCCCCGCCCTGGACCTGGCAGCCGCCGAGGCGCTGGTGGCCAAGGCTCACGAGATCTGCCCCTACTCCAACGCCACCCGCGGCAACATCAGTGTGGACATCAGGATTCTGGAGTTCGCCGCATGA
- a CDS encoding BMP family ABC transporter substrate-binding protein: MAGVATLGASALVLTACGAAPEAGSTSTAGASDYTGCIVSDSGGFDDQSFNQSSYEGLKKAEKDLGIKVNQVESKTNNDFEPNLRAMVTAGCDLTVTVGFLLGDATKAQATANPDSHFAIIDFGYATPISNVKPIIYDTAQAAFLAGYLAAGTTKTGTVATFGGIKLPTVTIFMDGYADGVKYYNEKKGKDVKLLGWNKEAQDGSFTGDFEKQDVGKQLTQNFLDQGADIVMPVAGPVGKGAGSALKEAKAAGKDVKLIWVDSDGFLTAPDYKDIMLSSVMKQMGDAVEAVVKEDKEGKFSNTPYVGTLANEGVQLAPFHDLDSQVPAELKSELDQIKKDIIDGKLKVESAASPKA, encoded by the coding sequence ATGGCCGGCGTGGCTACCCTAGGTGCTTCGGCGCTCGTGTTGACCGCCTGTGGCGCAGCCCCGGAAGCCGGAAGCACCTCAACTGCAGGAGCCAGCGACTACACCGGCTGCATCGTTTCCGACTCCGGCGGGTTCGATGACCAGTCCTTCAACCAGTCCTCCTACGAGGGTCTCAAGAAGGCCGAGAAGGACCTGGGCATCAAGGTCAACCAGGTGGAGTCAAAGACCAACAACGACTTCGAACCCAACCTCAGGGCGATGGTTACGGCCGGCTGCGACCTCACCGTCACCGTGGGCTTCCTGCTCGGCGACGCCACCAAGGCGCAGGCAACGGCCAACCCGGACAGCCACTTCGCCATCATCGACTTCGGCTACGCGACGCCCATCAGCAACGTCAAGCCGATCATCTACGACACCGCCCAGGCAGCCTTCCTTGCCGGCTACCTCGCTGCAGGGACCACCAAGACCGGAACGGTTGCCACCTTCGGCGGCATCAAGCTTCCCACCGTCACCATCTTCATGGACGGCTATGCGGACGGCGTGAAGTACTACAACGAAAAGAAGGGCAAGGACGTCAAGCTCCTTGGCTGGAACAAGGAAGCCCAGGACGGCAGCTTCACCGGTGACTTCGAGAAGCAGGACGTCGGCAAGCAGCTCACCCAGAACTTCCTGGACCAGGGCGCGGACATCGTGATGCCCGTGGCCGGTCCGGTAGGCAAGGGTGCAGGCTCTGCGCTCAAGGAGGCCAAGGCAGCAGGCAAGGACGTCAAGCTGATCTGGGTGGACTCCGACGGGTTCCTCACGGCACCTGACTACAAGGACATCATGCTGTCCTCGGTCATGAAGCAGATGGGCGACGCCGTGGAGGCAGTCGTCAAGGAGGACAAGGAAGGCAAGTTCAGCAACACGCCGTACGTTGGCACCCTGGCCAACGAGGGCGTCCAGCTGGCCCCGTTCCACGACCTCGACTCCCAGGTCCCGGCCGAACTGAAGTCCGAGCTGGACCAGATCAAGAAGGACATCATCGACGGGAAACTGAAGGTCGAGTCCGCGGCAAGCCCCAAGGCCTGA